A genomic region of Gossypium hirsutum isolate 1008001.06 chromosome D01, Gossypium_hirsutum_v2.1, whole genome shotgun sequence contains the following coding sequences:
- the LOC107922367 gene encoding isoflavone reductase-like protein (The RefSeq protein has 1 substitution compared to this genomic sequence) translates to MAEKSKVLIIGGTGYLGKFIVEASAKEGHPTFVFVRESTVSDPVKGKLVDNFKNLGVHLLLGDMYDHESLVKAIKQVDVVISVVGQMQLADQVKIIAAIKEAGNVKRFFPSEFGMDVDKNNAVEPAKSTFAIKAQIRRAVEAEGIPYTYVPANCFAGYFLPTLSQPGATSPPRDKVVILGDGNPKAVFNHEADIGTYTIKAVDDPRTANKTLFIKPPKNTYSFNELIALWEKLIGKALEKTYVPEDQLLKQIQESPIPINIVLAISHSIFVNGGCTNFEIDPSFGYEASELYPEVKYTTVEEGLSHFV, encoded by the exons ATGGCTGAAAAGAGCAAGGTTTTGATCATCGGAGGAACTGGATATCTGGGAAAGTTCATTGTGGAAGCCAGTGCAAAAGAGGGTCATCCCACTTTCGTTTTTGTAAGGGAGTCCACCGTCTCCGACCCTGTTAAGGGAAAACTTGTCGACAACTTCAAGAACTTAGGGGTCCATTTGTTGTTA GGGGATATGTACGACCATGAGAGTTTGGTCAAGGCAATAAAGCAAGTTGATGTGGTGATTTCGGTTGTGGGTCAAATGCAGTTAGCAGATCAAGTTAAGATCATTGCTGCTATTAAAGAAGCTGGGAATGTCAAG AGATTTTTCCCATCGGAATTTGGAATGGACGTGGACAAGAACAATGCGGTTGAGCCAGCAAAATCGACATTCGCAATCAAGGCTCAAATCCGTCGTGCTGTTGAGGCTGAAGGGATCCCTTACACTTATGTGCCTGCTAACTGCTTTGCAGGCTATTTTCTTCCTACATTGTCGCAGCCAGGAGCCACCTCTCCCCCAAGAGACAAGGTGGTTATTCTAGGTGATGGAAATCCTAAAG CTGTTTTCAACCATGAAGCTGACATCGGAACGTACACCATCAAAGCTGTCGATGACCCCAGAACAGCGAACAAGACTCTATTCATCAAGCCTCCCAAGAACACCTACTCATTTAACGAGCTCATCGCCCTGTGGGAGAAGTTGATTGGCAAAGCCCTTGAGAAAACATATGTTCCTGAGGACCAACTTCTCAAACAGATCCAAG AGTCTCCAATCCCAATCAATATTGTGTTGGCCATCAGTCACTCAATCTTTGTCAATGGTGACTGCACCAACTTCGAGATCGATCCATCATTCGGATACGAAGCTTCTGAGCTCTACCCTGAAGTGAAATACACCACTGTGGAAGAAGGCCTCAGTCATTTTGTTTGA